One Phocoena sinus isolate mPhoSin1 chromosome 14, mPhoSin1.pri, whole genome shotgun sequence genomic region harbors:
- the CCDC92 gene encoding coiled-coil domain-containing protein 92 yields MATANLENQLHSAQKNLLFLQREHASTLKGLHAEIRRLQQHCTDLTYELTLKSSDQTGDGSSRSSELKKRCEDLEAQLKLKEDENNELLTELEQKSAMVVVLENSIKERERRYLEELKVKSHKLGALSSELEQRAGTIAYLTSQLHATKRKLLSSGGTSDGSPAGSPALASYKPAPPKDRLPETPRRRMKKSLSAPLHPEFEEVYRFGAESRKLLLREPVDAMPDPTPFLLARESAEVHLVKERPLVIPPIASDRSAGEQPSPAREKPHRAHVGVAHRIHHATPAQAPPEVETLAVDQVNGGGKVARKHSGTDRTV; encoded by the exons ATGGCGACCGCAAACCTGGAGAACCAGTTGCACAGCGCGCAGAAGAACCTCTTGTTCCTTCAGCGGGAGCACGCCAGCACGCTCAAGGGGCTGCACGCGGAGATCAGGCGGCTGCAGCAACACTGCACAG ATTTAACGTATGAGCTGACACTTAAAAGTTCGGATCAGACAG GAGACGGATCTTCTAGAAGCAGCGAACTCAAGAAAAGATGTGAAGACCTGGAGGCTCAGCTGAAGCTGAAGGAGGACGAGAACAACGAGCTGCTGACCGAGCTGGAGCAGAAGAGCGCGATGGTCGTCGTGCTGGAGAACAGCATCAAGGAGCGCGAGAGGCGGTACCTGGAGGAGCTGAAGGTGAAGAGCCACAAGCTGGGCGCGCTGAGCAGCGAGCTGGAGCAGCGCGCCGGCACCATCGCCTACCTGACGTCGCAGCTGCACGCCACCAAGAGGAAGCTCCTGAGCTCCGGCGGCACCTCGGACGGCAGCCCGGCCGGCAGCCCCGCGCTGGCCAGCTACAAGCCGGCCCCGCCCAAGGACAGGCTGCCCGAGACGCCCCGGCGCCGCATGAAGAAGAGCCTCTCGGCCCCGCTGCACCCGGAGTTCGAGGAGGTCTACAGATTCGGGGCCGAGAGCCGGAAACTGCTTCTGCGGGAGCCGGTGGACGCCATGCCCGACCCCACCCCGTTCCTGCTGGCCAGGGAGTCGGCCGAGGTCCACCTCGTCAAGGAGCGGCCCCTCGTCATCCCCCCCATCGCCTCGGACCGCAGCGCCGGCGAGCAGCCCAGCCCCGCCCGCGAGAAGCCGCACAGGGCGCACGTGGGCGTGGCGCACCGCATCCACCACGCGACCCCGGCGCAGGCCCCGCCCGAGGTGGAGACGCTGGCGGTGGACCAGGTGAACGGAGGCGGCAAGGTGGCGAGGAAGCACTCAGGGACGGACAGAACTGTGTGA